One genomic region from uncultured Subdoligranulum sp. encodes:
- the istA gene encoding IS21 family transposase, with product MVNHKEILRLKSLGLTHREIVDAAGCGRNTVTRTLARAREQKLDWQQAQSMSQQEVSQRLFPTEQKTPVYKMPDYEWVYREMQKSGVTLSLLWVEYCEQCRQSGELPYKSTQFNKYYADYVHKTKATMHLEHKPGETMQVDWAGQTAALVDTDTGERLDAYLFVAVLPYSGYAYTEAFLDMKQESWITGHVNAYRYFGGVTRILTPDNLKAGVLKNSRTETVLNKSYQEMAEHYGTAILPARPRSPKDKAFVEGSVGVVSTWILAALRNRQFLSLAELNQAIREKLESFNHKPFQKREGSRASCFAEERLFLQPLPAVPFELAVWKVATVQYNYHISVEHMNYSVPYEYIKQQVDVRLTRTTVEIFFSGTRIASHLRLQGRPNQYSTVEDHMPPDHQAYLQWNGERFTRWAEQIGQHTAAVVRLFLSAHKVEQQGYKSCMALLKLAERYSPQRLENACRKALSYTSSPSLKSVQSILKSGQDKLLDEDALPKPQEPKAHKFTRGADYYKRGE from the coding sequence ATGGTCAATCACAAAGAGATCCTTCGGCTGAAAAGTCTTGGACTCACACACCGAGAGATCGTAGATGCCGCTGGTTGCGGTCGCAACACGGTCACACGCACATTAGCCCGGGCTCGGGAACAGAAACTTGACTGGCAGCAAGCGCAATCCATGTCGCAGCAGGAAGTTTCCCAGCGTTTATTTCCAACCGAGCAAAAGACCCCTGTCTACAAGATGCCGGACTACGAGTGGGTATACCGTGAAATGCAGAAGAGTGGCGTCACCCTGAGCCTGCTGTGGGTGGAATACTGCGAGCAATGCCGACAGAGCGGTGAGCTGCCCTACAAGTCCACCCAGTTCAACAAGTATTACGCAGACTATGTCCACAAGACCAAAGCTACCATGCACCTGGAACACAAGCCCGGCGAGACCATGCAGGTGGACTGGGCGGGCCAGACCGCAGCTCTGGTGGACACAGACACCGGGGAACGGCTGGACGCCTATCTGTTTGTGGCGGTGCTCCCTTACAGCGGATACGCCTACACAGAGGCCTTCCTGGATATGAAGCAGGAATCATGGATCACCGGCCATGTCAACGCATATCGGTATTTCGGCGGGGTCACCCGTATCCTCACGCCGGACAACCTCAAGGCTGGAGTACTCAAGAACTCCCGGACAGAAACAGTGCTCAACAAATCCTACCAGGAGATGGCGGAGCACTACGGCACTGCCATTCTCCCCGCCCGGCCCCGCAGTCCCAAGGACAAGGCCTTTGTAGAAGGTTCCGTCGGCGTGGTCTCTACCTGGATCCTGGCTGCTCTGCGCAACCGCCAGTTTCTGTCCCTTGCGGAACTGAATCAGGCAATCCGTGAGAAGCTGGAATCCTTCAACCACAAGCCATTTCAGAAGCGAGAAGGAAGCCGGGCATCCTGTTTTGCCGAGGAGCGGCTCTTTCTGCAGCCGCTGCCGGCAGTTCCTTTCGAGCTGGCAGTCTGGAAAGTGGCAACCGTCCAGTATAACTACCACATCAGTGTGGAGCATATGAACTACTCCGTGCCGTATGAGTATATCAAGCAGCAAGTGGATGTGCGCCTTACCCGGACCACAGTAGAAATCTTCTTTTCTGGCACCCGTATCGCCTCCCATCTGCGGCTTCAAGGTCGTCCCAACCAGTACAGCACGGTGGAGGATCATATGCCACCGGACCACCAGGCATACCTGCAGTGGAACGGCGAGCGTTTCACCCGCTGGGCAGAGCAAATCGGCCAGCACACCGCTGCTGTGGTACGACTCTTTCTTTCCGCACACAAGGTGGAACAGCAGGGTTACAAGTCCTGCATGGCCCTGCTGAAACTGGCAGAGCGCTATTCCCCGCAGCGGCTGGAGAACGCCTGTCGGAAAGCCCTCTCTTACACATCCTCCCCCAGCCTGAAAAGCGTCCAGTCTATCCTGAAATCCGGGCAGGACAAGCTGCTGGATGAGGATGCTCTACCCAAACCGCAAGAGCCCAAAGCCCATAAGTTCACTCGAGGCGCCGACTACTACAAGAGGGGGGAATGA
- the istB gene encoding IS21-like element helper ATPase IstB: MLSNETVRKLQEMHLGVMAEAFSTQLQDSQFQTVSFEDRFAMLVDAEWSARKSNRLTRLIRNAGYADPAACVENIEYLPERKLDREQILRLASCTYLQEAHNVIILGATGAGKTYLACALGMAASRSFYSVRYIRLPDLLVEISVARANGTYRDYMKKLRKEKLLILDEWLLYPLKEAEARDVLELVEARNKVASTIFCSQYDTSEWHENLYDPTLADAICDRIIYNAYTIQIEGESMRKRKGIPE; the protein is encoded by the coding sequence ATGCTGAGCAATGAAACGGTACGTAAGCTGCAGGAGATGCACCTGGGCGTCATGGCGGAAGCCTTTTCAACCCAGCTGCAGGACAGCCAATTCCAGACCGTTTCCTTTGAGGATCGGTTTGCCATGTTGGTAGATGCGGAGTGGAGTGCCCGGAAAAGCAACCGCCTGACCCGCCTCATCCGCAACGCTGGTTACGCGGATCCTGCCGCCTGTGTGGAGAATATCGAATATCTGCCGGAGCGTAAGCTGGATCGGGAACAAATCCTGCGTTTGGCATCCTGCACTTACCTACAGGAAGCGCACAATGTCATCATCCTGGGAGCAACCGGGGCCGGAAAGACATATCTGGCCTGCGCCCTTGGCATGGCTGCCAGCCGCAGTTTCTATTCCGTGCGGTATATTCGTCTGCCGGATCTGCTGGTGGAGATCTCTGTGGCCCGGGCCAACGGAACCTACCGGGATTACATGAAAAAGCTCAGGAAAGAGAAACTGCTTATTTTGGACGAGTGGCTGCTCTATCCCCTCAAGGAGGCCGAGGCCCGGGATGTGCTGGAACTGGTAGAGGCCAGGAACAAGGTGGCTTCCACCATCTTCTGTTCCCAGTATGACACCAGCGAGTGGCATGAAAACCTGTACGATCCCACCCTGGCCGACGCCATCTGTGACCGGATCATCTACAACGCCTATACCATCCAGATTGAGGGCGAGTCCATGCGCAAGCGCAAGGGCATCCCCGAGTAA
- a CDS encoding recombinase family protein, translating to MLLRVCCLYRVSTTAQADHNDIPMQREACHEYAREHGLWIIKEYQERGISAFKTPAEDRDALQKLREDALEKRFEILLVFMFDRIGRRSDETPFVVEWFIKHGIRVISVKEGEQILDSHTDRLLNYIRYWQGEGESKNTSLRIQTRLRQMHQEGYYTGGPVTYGYRVAYTGRRNKKGKPVQDLLVCDEEAAIVKEIFARTVSEQIGTTTLANDLNQRGLRTRTGAKFQYRTIKSILQNRAYLGYIIKRDVSSPHIPILQIIDETTFEKANQILAKRSVATVQRRSIPRKGKPALLSGILFCGTCGHRLSTSRPAENSQRNKTQYVCPICRKAQLVERGQSTYTAETVDSMVLRQTSTLLNLFTAHSEDSLRKALEKKRKAAKQRLQEEKDRLESAKAELSKRENEVVRVLDGRSKYTAKELSALIHEQNTICNRLSGWVDRLNDQNQHLQYISRDLSFLYATVLSWKRILPTAAEEEQRKILRELYQRVEIQRGYAINLNLTSNYSFFLSCTGKTKKSVCSVKP from the coding sequence ATGCTACTTCGTGTCTGCTGCCTATACCGGGTATCTACAACGGCTCAAGCCGATCATAATGATATCCCCATGCAGCGGGAAGCGTGTCATGAATATGCGCGAGAGCACGGGCTGTGGATCATCAAAGAATACCAGGAGCGCGGCATTTCGGCGTTCAAAACCCCAGCCGAAGATCGAGACGCCCTGCAGAAGCTGCGCGAGGATGCGCTCGAGAAGCGTTTCGAAATTCTGCTCGTGTTTATGTTTGACAGAATCGGGCGCCGAAGCGACGAAACGCCTTTCGTTGTCGAATGGTTTATCAAACACGGCATCCGCGTTATCAGTGTCAAAGAGGGCGAACAAATTCTGGACAGCCACACAGACCGGCTGCTCAATTACATTCGCTACTGGCAAGGTGAAGGAGAATCCAAAAACACCTCCCTGCGCATCCAGACACGGCTTCGTCAGATGCACCAGGAAGGCTATTATACCGGTGGACCTGTTACTTATGGATATCGCGTGGCCTACACCGGACGCCGAAACAAAAAGGGGAAGCCTGTTCAGGATCTTCTGGTTTGCGACGAAGAGGCCGCCATTGTCAAAGAAATTTTTGCTCGGACTGTTTCCGAACAAATTGGCACCACAACTCTCGCCAACGATCTGAACCAACGAGGCCTTCGCACACGGACAGGCGCCAAATTTCAATATCGGACAATTAAGAGCATCCTGCAGAATCGCGCTTACCTTGGATACATAATAAAGCGGGACGTCTCCTCACCACATATTCCGATTTTGCAGATCATTGATGAGACCACTTTTGAAAAGGCAAACCAAATTCTTGCCAAGCGTTCTGTGGCTACAGTTCAGCGGCGCTCGATACCAAGAAAGGGAAAGCCGGCACTCCTTTCCGGCATTCTCTTTTGCGGCACCTGTGGCCATCGCCTTTCCACCAGCCGTCCAGCAGAAAACTCCCAGCGAAACAAAACACAGTATGTCTGTCCTATCTGTCGGAAAGCACAGCTTGTTGAGCGCGGGCAATCCACCTATACAGCCGAAACCGTAGATTCTATGGTTCTGCGGCAGACTTCTACCCTGCTGAATCTATTTACCGCACATTCAGAAGATTCTTTACGGAAAGCCTTGGAGAAGAAGCGCAAAGCAGCAAAGCAGCGTTTACAGGAAGAAAAGGACCGTCTGGAATCGGCAAAGGCAGAACTCTCCAAGAGAGAAAATGAAGTGGTTCGCGTTCTGGATGGCAGAAGCAAATATACCGCCAAAGAACTGAGCGCTCTGATTCACGAACAGAATACAATTTGCAATCGCTTGTCCGGCTGGGTAGATCGGTTGAACGACCAAAATCAACATCTGCAATACATTTCTCGGGACCTATCTTTCCTGTACGCCACTGTCCTGAGCTGGAAACGCATATTACCCACTGCCGCAGAAGAGGAACAGCGCAAAATCTTGCGGGAGCTCTACCAGCGGGTTGAGATCCAGCGAGGCTACGCTATAAACCTTAACCTCACATCAAACTATTCTTTCTTCCTTTCCTGTACCGGGAAAACCAAGAAGAGCGTCTGCAGCGTCAAGCCGTAG